A single window of Providencia alcalifaciens DNA harbors:
- the rsmI gene encoding 16S rRNA (cytidine(1402)-2'-O)-methyltransferase, which yields MNQPNQAVVMASTLYIVPTPIGNMGDITQRALDVLKHVDLIAAEDTRHSGILLQNFAINARMFALHDHNEQQKADQLISKLQQGDSIALVSDAGTPLINDPGYHLVNRCREAGIRVVPLPGACAAITALSAAGLPSDRFCYEGFLPAKTKGRKDVLQSLEQETRTLIFYESTHRLLDSLADMVEVWGPERRVVLARELTKTWESIEGRPVGELLEWVKEDENRHRGEMVLIVEGYKPQTDESAITPDVIRTLGLLQKELPPKKAAAITAEIYGLKKNQLYKLMLDQQDGE from the coding sequence ATGAATCAACCTAATCAAGCAGTGGTTATGGCATCTACGCTGTACATCGTGCCAACCCCAATTGGTAACATGGGAGATATCACGCAACGCGCGTTAGATGTGCTTAAACATGTTGACCTAATTGCTGCGGAAGACACAAGGCACTCAGGCATTCTCTTACAGAATTTTGCCATCAATGCGCGCATGTTTGCGCTACATGATCATAACGAGCAGCAAAAAGCAGATCAATTAATTAGCAAGCTTCAACAAGGGGATAGTATCGCATTAGTCTCGGATGCAGGTACACCTTTAATTAATGATCCTGGCTATCACTTAGTCAATCGCTGCCGTGAAGCGGGGATCCGTGTTGTCCCATTACCGGGCGCTTGTGCGGCTATCACCGCCTTGTCAGCAGCGGGTTTACCTTCAGACCGTTTCTGTTATGAAGGATTCTTACCCGCGAAAACTAAGGGACGCAAAGATGTTTTGCAATCCTTAGAACAAGAGACTCGAACACTTATTTTTTATGAATCCACTCATCGCTTGTTAGACAGTTTAGCAGACATGGTGGAAGTGTGGGGTCCTGAGCGCCGTGTGGTTTTAGCCCGAGAATTGACCAAAACATGGGAATCGATTGAAGGGCGTCCAGTTGGTGAATTACTCGAATGGGTAAAAGAAGATGAAAACCGTCATCGCGGTGAAATGGTGCTAATTGTAGAAGGGTATAAGCCACAAACGGATGAATCGGCAATTACGCCAGATGTTATTCGTACGTTGGGTTTACTGCAAAAAGAGTTACCACCAAAAAAAGCGGCCGCGATCACCGCAGAAATTTATGGCCTGAAGAAAAACCAGTTATATAAACTGATGCTAGACCAACAAGACGGCGAGTGA
- a CDS encoding penicillin-binding protein activator — protein sequence MRPSIFLHLKKRLICTAMLSTLALTGCQIESSTTSTTTQQPSVSDASHYQSVIDAAQGKPSMDVLRAFISQEPLLTDPAQHQANIDSLWQMLTQMKPEQIQGIEANENILLGWVDLLDIYQNNKDDPEALRTGIEDWKTRYPHNPGAKNLPSALVQGTVTKVGANPRIALFLPMSGQGQVFGQAIMQGFLDAQKGLPSGPASQAAAAPTAPQSSGNNVLDQIYQEVAATVNENANSEVAASSVRIDATPTNTQNVKVFDTQGKAIPQLVAQATSEGYNLIVGPLLKPEVQAIAQMNMPVNVLALNELDANQLQPRANLCYFSLSPEDEAKNAANQMRLDGKQMPLVLVPASPFGDRIAKAFAEEWQAKGGGTALMQTFGSTASLKESINRGQGIRMTGTPISVGTQGIAPTSGSVDAVYIVATRDELTLVKPMIDMAISSRQRPALYASSRSNQGNSNADYRFEMEGVKFSEVPLLAGANNNLRKQAQGKVNNDYSLFRLYAMGIDAWSLANNYDNLQQHSDQFRVNGASGTLSVHDNCVIYRELPWLQFKQGQVKPAQ from the coding sequence ATGCGTCCTTCAATTTTTTTGCATTTGAAAAAAAGATTAATCTGCACTGCGATGTTGTCCACGTTGGCATTAACAGGGTGCCAAATCGAATCATCGACAACCTCGACAACAACCCAGCAGCCTAGCGTTTCTGATGCCAGCCATTACCAATCCGTTATCGATGCCGCTCAAGGCAAACCATCAATGGATGTCCTGCGTGCTTTTATCAGCCAAGAGCCTCTGCTAACCGATCCTGCACAACATCAGGCGAATATTGATTCTCTGTGGCAGATGTTAACACAGATGAAGCCAGAACAGATTCAAGGAATCGAAGCTAACGAAAATATTCTACTGGGCTGGGTCGACCTTCTGGATATCTACCAAAATAATAAAGATGACCCAGAGGCACTACGTACTGGCATCGAAGACTGGAAAACTCGCTACCCACATAATCCGGGTGCCAAAAATCTGCCAAGCGCATTAGTTCAAGGGACAGTCACCAAAGTCGGTGCGAATCCACGTATTGCGCTATTTTTACCGATGAGCGGGCAAGGCCAAGTCTTTGGTCAAGCCATCATGCAAGGCTTCCTTGATGCACAAAAAGGTTTACCTTCAGGCCCTGCATCCCAAGCTGCCGCAGCACCGACTGCGCCACAAAGCTCCGGTAATAATGTGCTAGACCAGATTTACCAAGAAGTGGCTGCAACAGTTAATGAAAATGCCAATTCCGAAGTTGCTGCATCCAGCGTACGCATTGATGCAACGCCAACCAATACCCAAAACGTTAAAGTCTTTGATACCCAAGGCAAAGCGATCCCTCAATTAGTCGCTCAAGCCACTTCTGAAGGGTATAACTTAATTGTTGGACCGCTACTGAAGCCAGAGGTGCAAGCTATTGCTCAAATGAATATGCCCGTCAATGTACTGGCACTGAATGAATTAGACGCTAACCAATTACAGCCGCGTGCAAATTTATGTTATTTCTCTTTATCCCCTGAAGATGAAGCGAAAAATGCCGCTAACCAAATGAGATTAGACGGTAAGCAGATGCCGTTAGTGCTAGTACCTGCATCCCCATTTGGGGATCGCATCGCAAAAGCATTTGCCGAAGAGTGGCAAGCAAAAGGCGGTGGTACTGCACTAATGCAAACATTTGGTTCTACTGCATCCTTAAAAGAGTCGATCAACCGTGGTCAAGGGATCCGCATGACGGGTACCCCAATCAGTGTCGGTACCCAAGGAATAGCTCCAACCAGTGGCAGTGTTGATGCAGTTTATATCGTGGCAACACGCGACGAATTAACCCTCGTCAAACCGATGATCGATATGGCGATCAGTTCCCGTCAGCGCCCTGCTTTATATGCGAGTTCGCGCAGTAACCAAGGGAACTCAAATGCCGATTATCGTTTCGAAATGGAAGGCGTGAAATTCAGTGAAGTTCCATTACTTGCTGGTGCAAACAACAACCTACGCAAACAAGCTCAAGGCAAAGTGAATAACGATTATTCGCTGTTCCGCCTGTATGCGATGGGTATTGATGCATGGTCACTGGCGAATAACTACGATAACCTGCAGCAACACAGTGACCAGTTCCGTGTTAACGGTGCATCCGGTACGTTAAGTGTGCATGATAACTGTGTTATTTATCGCGAATTACCGTGGCTGCAATTTAAGCAAGGGCAAGTAAAGCCTGCGCAATAA
- a CDS encoding YraN family protein, protein MKTVKKSLKWLTGRYYENQALSYLKQQGLAFVARNVRNRAGEIDLIMRDKSGWVFVEVRFRKNSDYGDALLSVNWHKRRKILSTAQYWLAQRQESFETTPCRFDICAITGKQFQWIQNAFNLSEQEYK, encoded by the coding sequence ATGAAAACCGTTAAAAAATCATTAAAATGGTTGACTGGTCGATATTACGAAAACCAAGCGCTCTCCTATTTAAAGCAGCAAGGGCTCGCTTTTGTCGCACGCAATGTTCGAAATCGTGCAGGAGAAATCGATTTGATCATGCGAGATAAATCAGGCTGGGTATTCGTAGAGGTTCGTTTTCGCAAGAATAGTGATTACGGAGACGCACTTTTATCAGTAAACTGGCACAAACGCAGAAAAATATTGTCCACTGCACAATATTGGCTTGCTCAACGACAAGAAAGTTTTGAAACAACACCCTGCCGCTTTGATATCTGTGCAATCACCGGCAAGCAATTTCAGTGGATTCAAAACGCATTTAATCTTAGTGAACAGGAATATAAGTAA
- the dagF gene encoding 2-dehydro-3-deoxy-phosphogluconate aldolase has protein sequence MKLSPNFYHDRVCLNVLAGSHQNAKDIYAAAESFVVVGVLSKNYPDLESAIADMKVYAKEVDNALSVGLGAGDPKQSTMVSLISKEVQPQHVNQVFTGAPISRALLGQNETFVNAVISPTGTVGMVKISTGPLSAQAPDGIVPIETAIMMLKDMGADSVKFFNMQGLKYIEEYKAIAEACAKFDFSLEPTGGIDLENFAEILQIALDAGVKKIIPHIYSSIIDKATGDTRPEDVRQLLNMVKKAVN, from the coding sequence ATGAAGTTGTCACCAAATTTTTACCATGATCGTGTATGCCTGAACGTCTTAGCGGGAAGCCACCAGAACGCAAAAGATATTTATGCTGCGGCAGAGAGTTTTGTGGTGGTTGGGGTGTTATCCAAAAATTATCCTGATCTTGAAAGTGCCATTGCAGATATGAAGGTGTACGCCAAAGAAGTGGATAATGCGTTGTCTGTTGGTTTAGGTGCCGGCGACCCTAAGCAGTCCACCATGGTGTCTCTGATTTCGAAAGAAGTTCAACCACAGCATGTTAATCAAGTATTTACTGGCGCACCGATTAGCCGCGCGCTATTGGGTCAGAATGAGACTTTTGTGAATGCGGTGATATCCCCGACGGGCACGGTTGGTATGGTGAAAATCTCAACAGGCCCATTAAGCGCTCAGGCACCCGATGGTATCGTACCGATTGAAACCGCCATTATGATGCTCAAAGATATGGGCGCAGACTCTGTGAAGTTCTTTAATATGCAGGGCTTGAAGTACATTGAGGAATATAAAGCTATCGCAGAAGCTTGCGCGAAGTTTGATTTTTCTTTAGAGCCAACAGGCGGTATTGATTTGGAGAATTTTGCCGAGATTTTGCAAATCGCCCTCGACGCTGGCGTGAAGAAAATCATCCCACATATTTACAGTTCTATTATTGATAAAGCCACTGGAGATACCCGTCCAGAGGATGTCCGCCAATTGCTAAACATGGTTAAAAAAGCGGTAAATTGA
- the mtgA gene encoding monofunctional biosynthetic peptidoglycan transglycosylase has protein sequence MQKFVSRLWYWLKKITLSLLALWLVSVVIFKFIPVPFSAVMVERQLSAWVSFNFSYVSHSTWVSEKQISPYLYLAVIASEDQNFPHHWGFDLDAIERAYKHNSSNKQTVRGASTISQQTVKNLWLWDGRSWVRKGLETAMTPVMELMWSKTRIITVYLNIAEFGEGVFGVEEAANKFFNKPASKLSRQEAALLAAVLPNPHRFHVKNPSSYVLKRQAWILNQMSLLGDRNYLKNNGIGEE, from the coding sequence ATGCAAAAGTTTGTTTCTCGGTTGTGGTATTGGTTAAAGAAGATCACACTTTCATTACTTGCCCTCTGGCTAGTGTCTGTGGTGATCTTCAAATTTATCCCTGTTCCCTTTTCTGCAGTGATGGTCGAAAGACAGCTTTCCGCATGGGTAAGCTTTAATTTTTCTTATGTTTCTCATTCGACTTGGGTGAGTGAAAAACAGATTTCTCCCTATCTTTATCTCGCTGTCATTGCTTCTGAAGATCAAAATTTTCCTCATCATTGGGGATTTGATCTTGATGCAATTGAGCGAGCATATAAACATAATTCGAGTAATAAACAGACAGTTAGAGGGGCTTCAACAATCTCTCAGCAAACGGTAAAAAACTTATGGTTATGGGATGGACGAAGCTGGGTAAGAAAAGGACTTGAAACAGCAATGACTCCTGTTATGGAGTTAATGTGGTCAAAAACTCGGATCATTACTGTTTATCTTAACATTGCAGAGTTTGGAGAGGGGGTTTTTGGTGTTGAAGAGGCTGCAAATAAATTTTTCAATAAGCCTGCTAGCAAGCTTTCCCGGCAGGAAGCTGCACTTTTAGCTGCTGTTTTACCTAACCCTCATCGATTCCATGTGAAAAACCCATCTTCATATGTTTTGAAAAGGCAAGCATGGATACTTAATCAGATGAGCTTATTAGGAGATAGGAATTATCTGAAAAATAACGGTATAGGTGAGGAATAA
- a CDS encoding 4Fe-4S binding protein gives MAKKPSVRYPRRPGTIGGKLPWNDWRNASTWRKVVQITLLAINIYIGITFYYWVRYYETGGATLYLPRPGGIEGWLPIAGLMNLKYAIETGGLPPIHAASMFLLASFIIISLLLKKSFCSWLCPIGTISEYIGKIGQKLFHFQINVPKWLDIPLRGLKYLLLAFFLYISLSMPAQMIQYFMMSPYGIIIDVKMLDFFRHISSASLITVSVLVVASLFIRNAWCRYLCPYGALLGIFSLFSPVKIRRNVESCIDCGKCAKICPSRIPVDKLIKVRTVECTGCMTCIESCPVASTLAFSLQAPTKKRQIPLSGMMMAILTLGILFATIAVAAYMGVWDSPVPDNYWFHIIPNARTIGH, from the coding sequence ATGGCAAAGAAACCCTCAGTACGATACCCACGTCGTCCTGGCACAATTGGTGGAAAACTCCCTTGGAATGATTGGCGTAACGCCTCGACATGGCGGAAAGTCGTGCAAATCACGCTTTTAGCGATCAACATTTATATCGGCATTACCTTCTATTACTGGGTGCGCTATTACGAAACGGGCGGTGCGACGCTGTATCTTCCACGTCCGGGAGGCATTGAAGGCTGGCTGCCCATCGCGGGATTAATGAACTTAAAATACGCCATCGAAACAGGGGGGCTACCTCCCATTCATGCCGCATCAATGTTTCTCTTGGCTTCCTTTATTATCATCAGTTTATTACTGAAAAAATCCTTTTGCTCATGGCTGTGCCCGATAGGCACAATATCGGAATACATCGGGAAAATAGGTCAGAAACTGTTTCATTTTCAAATCAACGTACCTAAATGGCTCGATATTCCTTTAAGAGGATTAAAATACCTACTATTAGCCTTTTTCCTCTATATCTCGCTCTCCATGCCTGCGCAAATGATCCAATACTTTATGATGTCGCCTTATGGGATCATCATTGATGTCAAAATGCTGGATTTCTTTCGCCATATTAGTAGCGCCTCACTCATCACGGTTTCTGTTCTTGTCGTCGCTAGCCTGTTTATTCGTAACGCATGGTGTCGTTATCTTTGCCCTTATGGCGCATTACTAGGGATATTCTCCCTATTCTCACCCGTTAAAATTCGCCGTAATGTCGAAAGCTGCATTGATTGCGGAAAATGTGCCAAAATTTGCCCGTCACGCATTCCAGTTGATAAGTTAATTAAGGTTAGAACGGTGGAATGTACAGGATGTATGACGTGCATTGAATCTTGCCCAGTGGCGTCAACTTTGGCTTTCTCATTACAAGCACCGACTAAAAAACGCCAAATACCCTTATCGGGAATGATGATGGCCATTTTGACCCTAGGTATTTTATTCGCCACTATCGCAGTTGCAGCTTACATGGGCGTTTGGGATAGCCCGGTGCCTGATAACTATTGGTTTCACATCATACCGAACGCGAGAACGATAGGTCATTGA
- the diaA gene encoding DnaA initiator-associating protein DiaA: MLDRIKVCFTESIQTQIAAAEALPDAISRAAMMMVQSLLNGNKILCCGNGASAATAQRFAASMIHRFETERPSLPALALNTDNTVLTAISGSKQPTEIYAKQVRALGQHGDVLMAISTHGNSADIIKAVEAAVTRDMTIVALTGYDGGELAGLLGPQDVEIRIPSQHSVRIQEVHLLTVNCLCDLIDNTLFPHQND; encoded by the coding sequence GTGCTAGATAGAATAAAAGTTTGCTTTACTGAAAGCATCCAAACTCAAATTGCCGCAGCTGAAGCCCTGCCCGATGCAATTTCTCGTGCTGCAATGATGATGGTACAGTCACTGCTTAATGGTAATAAAATTTTGTGTTGTGGCAATGGCGCATCCGCAGCAACAGCACAGCGTTTTGCAGCGAGCATGATCCACCGTTTTGAAACCGAGCGCCCAAGTTTACCCGCTCTCGCGCTAAATACGGATAATACCGTGCTCACCGCGATTTCGGGAAGCAAGCAACCAACTGAAATTTATGCAAAACAAGTTCGAGCTCTGGGCCAGCATGGTGATGTATTAATGGCCATCTCAACCCACGGTAACAGTGCCGATATTATTAAAGCCGTAGAAGCTGCAGTAACGCGCGATATGACTATCGTCGCACTCACTGGCTATGATGGCGGCGAATTAGCGGGTCTTTTAGGACCACAGGATGTTGAAATTCGCATTCCATCCCAGCATAGTGTCAGAATTCAAGAGGTACACTTACTCACAGTGAATTGTCTGTGTGACCTTATCGATAACACGCTCTTTCCTCATCAGAACGACTAA
- a CDS encoding DgaE family pyridoxal phosphate-dependent ammonia lyase, with protein sequence MQSIYEKYQLKHVINASGRMTILGVSTPTPEVVERVTYGLNHYFEIKDLVNKTGEYIAQLLNVEAAVVVSCASAGIAQAVAAVIVQDDEDLLLNLHSSSKSIPREIILPKGHNVNFGAPVDTMVTLGGGKVVEAGFANECSAAQLAAKITPQTAAILYIKSHHTVQKSMLTVAEAAQVAHTHQLPLIVDAAAEEDLTTYYQAGGDLVIYSGAKAIEGPTSGLVIGKKQYVEWVKRQSQGIGRAMKVGKEGILGLTLAIEQYLTATKETGAEMVSRMDKFLKDLNAIAGISARIVWDAAGRDIARAEISFDEKVIGKTTYQIMDELKQGNTAIYFREYKANEGKVEADIRSVSTEQLDVISQQIRTLVEGI encoded by the coding sequence ATGCAATCAATCTATGAAAAATATCAGTTAAAACACGTTATTAATGCCTCCGGTCGTATGACCATTTTAGGCGTTTCGACCCCAACGCCTGAAGTCGTCGAGCGCGTAACCTATGGGCTGAACCATTATTTTGAAATTAAAGACTTAGTGAACAAAACCGGGGAGTACATCGCTCAACTGCTCAATGTTGAAGCTGCGGTTGTGGTTTCCTGCGCCTCTGCGGGTATTGCTCAAGCGGTGGCGGCGGTGATTGTGCAAGATGATGAGGATTTGCTGCTTAACTTGCACTCCTCCAGCAAATCTATTCCTCGCGAAATTATTTTGCCCAAAGGGCATAACGTGAACTTTGGTGCCCCTGTGGACACAATGGTCACTTTAGGTGGCGGCAAAGTGGTTGAAGCGGGTTTTGCGAATGAATGTAGTGCGGCTCAGCTAGCAGCAAAAATCACCCCACAAACCGCCGCCATTTTATATATCAAATCCCACCATACCGTACAAAAAAGCATGTTAACGGTTGCTGAAGCGGCCCAAGTCGCCCACACACATCAATTACCTCTGATTGTCGATGCCGCCGCCGAAGAAGATTTAACGACCTATTATCAGGCAGGTGGTGACTTAGTGATTTACAGCGGTGCTAAAGCGATTGAAGGTCCCACCAGCGGTTTAGTGATTGGTAAAAAACAGTATGTAGAGTGGGTAAAACGTCAATCTCAAGGGATTGGTCGTGCCATGAAAGTGGGTAAAGAAGGTATTTTGGGCTTAACACTGGCTATCGAGCAGTACCTCACCGCTACCAAAGAAACTGGGGCGGAAATGGTCAGCCGTATGGATAAATTCCTTAAAGATTTAAATGCGATAGCCGGTATTTCAGCCCGTATTGTTTGGGATGCCGCTGGGCGAGATATCGCCAGAGCCGAGATCAGTTTCGATGAAAAAGTGATTGGCAAAACGACCTACCAAATCATGGATGAACTGAAGCAAGGCAATACCGCGATTTATTTTCGTGAGTACAAAGCCAATGAAGGTAAGGTTGAGGCCGATATTCGTAGCGTCAGCACCGAGCAACTTGACGTCATTTCGCAGCAAATTCGTACGTTAGTAGAAGGAATTTAA
- the dolP gene encoding division/outer membrane stress-associated lipid-binding lipoprotein, which produces MRLLPIFAIAFSAVLLQGCIGAAVVGTAAVATKSATDPRSVGQQVDDGTLEARVSGQLNKDKDITSKARIIATAYKGNVLLTGQSPDMSWADKAKQIASNVDGTEKVYNEVRQGQPVDLGTASKDTWLTTKVKSKILASDEVKSGSVKVITENGEVFLLGVLTQQEGAAAAKIASETDGVRRVTTAFTYLN; this is translated from the coding sequence ATGCGATTACTTCCGATTTTTGCCATAGCGTTTAGCGCGGTTCTTTTACAAGGCTGTATTGGTGCAGCTGTTGTGGGTACTGCTGCAGTAGCTACCAAAAGCGCTACAGACCCTCGTTCTGTTGGTCAGCAAGTTGATGATGGCACATTAGAAGCCCGAGTCAGTGGCCAACTTAACAAAGACAAAGATATCACCAGCAAAGCCCGTATTATTGCAACGGCGTATAAAGGCAATGTCTTGTTAACGGGGCAATCTCCCGATATGTCATGGGCAGATAAAGCCAAACAAATCGCCAGTAACGTCGATGGTACAGAAAAAGTGTATAACGAGGTTCGACAAGGTCAGCCCGTTGATTTAGGTACCGCGTCAAAAGACACTTGGTTAACCACTAAAGTGAAATCTAAGATTTTAGCCAGTGACGAAGTGAAGTCAGGCAGCGTTAAAGTCATCACTGAGAATGGTGAAGTCTTCTTATTAGGCGTACTCACTCAGCAAGAAGGTGCTGCAGCTGCAAAAATTGCGAGTGAAACGGATGGCGTTCGTCGTGTAACGACTGCATTTACTTATCTCAATTGA
- the elbB gene encoding isoprenoid biosynthesis glyoxalase ElbB, protein MKSIAVILSGCGVFDGSEIHESVLTMLALSKNNAKVHFYAPDEYQATVINHVNGELKTEKRNQMEESARISRGKIAPLSSADASKLDALIIPGGFGVAKNLCDFAVKGSECEINKQLLSLVQAMHQQKKPLGLMCIAPVMLPKMLNTSVKLTIGNDTETIAQIEKMGGQHVVCTVDNIVVDEYNKVVTTPAYMLAQSIAEANIGINKLVEKVLEMA, encoded by the coding sequence ATGAAATCAATTGCGGTAATTTTAAGTGGCTGTGGTGTTTTTGATGGAAGCGAGATCCATGAATCAGTATTAACTATGCTTGCTTTAAGTAAAAATAACGCAAAAGTTCACTTTTATGCGCCAGATGAATATCAAGCTACTGTAATTAATCATGTTAATGGTGAATTAAAAACAGAAAAACGCAACCAAATGGAAGAGTCTGCACGTATTTCTCGTGGGAAAATAGCGCCTTTGTCATCAGCAGATGCCTCTAAGCTAGATGCCCTTATAATTCCTGGTGGTTTTGGTGTCGCAAAAAATTTATGCGATTTTGCGGTGAAAGGAAGCGAATGTGAAATTAATAAACAACTATTAAGTTTGGTACAGGCAATGCACCAACAGAAAAAGCCGCTAGGGCTGATGTGTATTGCTCCTGTCATGCTACCGAAGATGTTAAATACATCAGTGAAATTGACGATTGGCAATGATACTGAAACGATTGCCCAAATTGAAAAGATGGGTGGGCAGCATGTTGTTTGCACGGTTGATAACATTGTGGTTGATGAATATAACAAAGTTGTTACAACACCTGCTTATATGCTGGCTCAATCCATTGCTGAGGCAAATATAGGTATCAATAAGCTGGTTGAGAAAGTATTAGAAATGGCGTAA